Proteins found in one Herbiconiux sp. A18JL235 genomic segment:
- a CDS encoding ABC transporter substrate-binding protein: MSVFAKVTTSRSKPLSIAAGVAAFSATALLLASCASSSPSTDGGETAAAALCGPDAATAAADVTPATPEAAQSRAVSLKIGSILPTTGSLAFLGPPEIAGVDLAVAEINASAPGVLGGNVEVIHRDSGDTTTDIATQSATDLLSQGVAGIVGAASSGVSFTFIDQVTGAQVVQVSPANTSPDFSTYADGGYYFRTAPSDVLQGRVLGNLMVNDGATNVGIIYLNDAYGSGLESNVQTAIENAGGTVVASEAFNEGDSQFSSQIDAVLAEDPDAIAVIAFDQTKVIIPELVGTKGFDGSKVYFVDGNLADYSADFDEGTLNCAKGTLPGVLADDSFKAKLLGINPDLTDFSYGAESYDAVNLMALAAVAGGSATGPVIQANMQAVSEGGTKCTSFAECADLLAAGEDIDYDGVSGPITFDENGDPTEAYIGIYQYGQDNTYAPLNVEFGSLAG; this comes from the coding sequence ATGAGCGTATTCGCGAAGGTCACCACCTCGCGCTCGAAGCCCCTGTCGATCGCTGCGGGAGTCGCCGCGTTCAGTGCCACCGCACTGCTGCTGGCTTCCTGTGCATCGTCAAGCCCCAGCACCGACGGTGGGGAGACGGCAGCGGCCGCCCTGTGCGGTCCCGACGCGGCGACCGCAGCAGCCGACGTCACGCCCGCCACTCCCGAGGCCGCGCAGTCACGCGCGGTGAGCCTGAAGATCGGCTCGATCCTCCCCACCACCGGTAGCCTCGCCTTCCTCGGCCCGCCCGAGATCGCGGGTGTCGACCTGGCAGTCGCCGAGATCAACGCCTCGGCACCCGGCGTGCTCGGCGGCAACGTCGAGGTCATCCACCGCGACTCCGGCGACACCACCACCGACATCGCCACCCAGTCGGCGACCGACCTGCTCAGCCAGGGCGTCGCGGGCATCGTGGGCGCCGCGTCGTCGGGTGTGTCGTTCACCTTCATCGACCAGGTCACCGGCGCCCAGGTCGTGCAGGTGTCGCCCGCCAACACCTCGCCCGACTTCTCGACCTACGCCGATGGCGGCTACTACTTCCGTACCGCTCCCTCCGACGTGCTGCAGGGCCGTGTGCTCGGCAACCTGATGGTCAACGACGGCGCCACCAACGTGGGCATCATCTACCTGAACGACGCGTACGGCTCCGGCCTCGAGAGCAACGTGCAGACGGCGATCGAGAACGCCGGCGGCACCGTCGTCGCCTCGGAGGCCTTCAACGAGGGCGACAGCCAGTTCAGCTCGCAGATCGACGCCGTGCTCGCCGAAGACCCCGACGCCATCGCGGTGATCGCCTTCGACCAGACGAAGGTCATCATCCCCGAGCTCGTCGGCACCAAGGGCTTCGACGGCAGCAAGGTCTACTTCGTCGACGGCAACCTGGCCGACTACTCGGCCGACTTCGACGAGGGAACGCTGAACTGCGCCAAGGGCACGCTGCCCGGCGTGCTCGCCGACGACAGCTTCAAGGCGAAGCTGCTCGGCATCAACCCCGACCTCACCGACTTCAGCTACGGCGCCGAGTCGTACGACGCGGTGAACCTGATGGCGCTCGCCGCCGTCGCGGGTGGTTCGGCCACCGGCCCGGTCATCCAGGCCAACATGCAGGCGGTCTCGGAGGGCGGCACCAAGTGCACCTCCTTCGCCGAGTGCGCCGACCTGCTCGCCGCCGGTGAAGACATCGACTACGACGGTGTCTCGGGCCCCATCACCTTCGACGAGAACGGTGACCCGACCGAGGCCTACATCGGCATCTACCAGTACGGTCAGGACAACACCTACGCTCCGCTGAACGTGGAGTTCGGCTCGCTCGCGGGCTGA
- a CDS encoding ABC transporter substrate-binding protein — protein MTREALIRRSRRPADGSATTLASAAVALLALMLAGCVGDAGAVEDETTPAPVATMGQPIPTGDGVLTIGALVPLTGADAPVGAAALAGMELAARDIHSAGGVPGTRIVIIHADTAAPGALAGLAARGADVVVGALSDDALAAAGDEGSAAGVAVLGLHPGTEIGDAEFEERLRGSDPGLVSTASGLEGYDAVMLIALAALASGDDGAVSIARFLPEVAAGETTCASFGACSDALRSRLSVRYTGALGTLPATAPVSLGAGG, from the coding sequence ATGACCCGAGAAGCCCTGATCCGGCGGAGCCGCCGACCAGCCGACGGCAGCGCGACGACGCTCGCCTCGGCCGCCGTCGCGCTCCTGGCGCTCATGCTCGCCGGATGCGTGGGCGACGCCGGGGCGGTCGAGGACGAGACGACCCCCGCACCCGTCGCCACCATGGGGCAGCCCATCCCCACCGGCGACGGGGTGCTCACGATCGGCGCGCTGGTGCCGCTCACGGGGGCCGACGCCCCGGTGGGTGCCGCGGCGCTCGCCGGCATGGAGCTCGCGGCGCGCGACATCCACTCCGCCGGTGGTGTGCCCGGAACCCGCATCGTCATCATCCACGCCGACACCGCGGCCCCCGGCGCACTCGCCGGTCTCGCCGCCCGGGGAGCCGACGTCGTCGTCGGCGCGCTGAGCGACGACGCGCTCGCGGCTGCCGGAGACGAGGGGAGTGCCGCGGGTGTCGCGGTGCTCGGTCTTCATCCGGGCACCGAGATCGGCGACGCGGAGTTCGAGGAGCGCCTCCGCGGTTCCGACCCCGGCCTCGTCTCGACCGCCTCGGGGCTTGAGGGTTATGACGCGGTGATGCTCATCGCGCTCGCGGCGCTGGCCTCGGGCGACGACGGGGCCGTGTCGATCGCCCGTTTCCTCCCCGAGGTCGCCGCGGGGGAGACCACCTGCGCGAGCTTCGGAGCCTGCTCCGACGCGCTCCGCTCACGCCTCAGCGTGCGCTACACCGGCGCGCTCGGCACACTTCCCGCCACGGCGCCGGTGTCGCTCGGGGCCGGCGGGTGA
- the rarD gene encoding EamA family transporter RarD encodes MGGTDAERARSGLLYALGAYVLWGVFPLYFLLMRPAGAFEVVAWRILFSLVFCAVLLTVTRGWGTLAGIVRQPRLLLVMGLAGALIYVNWQTYILATLSGQVVESSLGYFINPIVTVLLGVVVLRERLRPLQWAAVSVSVVAILVLAVAHGSVPWIALVLAGSFGLYGLVKKHVGPRIDAVSGLTLETAWLTPVAVVVLVVVGQVGGLAFGAHGWLHMAVLVSSGVATAVPLLLFASATRRLPLVVVGLTQFIAPVLQFAIGVFLLQEPMPVARWVGFGVVWVAVVLLVIDMVRAARTSRPDAVEQPI; translated from the coding sequence ATCGGCGGGACGGATGCGGAACGCGCCCGGTCGGGGCTGCTCTACGCTCTCGGCGCCTACGTACTGTGGGGAGTGTTCCCGCTCTACTTCCTGCTCATGCGGCCCGCCGGGGCCTTCGAGGTAGTGGCCTGGCGCATCCTGTTCTCCCTCGTCTTCTGCGCCGTGCTGCTCACCGTGACCCGGGGGTGGGGCACCCTCGCGGGCATCGTTCGGCAGCCGAGGCTCCTTCTCGTGATGGGGCTCGCCGGCGCCCTGATCTACGTGAACTGGCAGACCTACATCCTCGCCACCCTGAGCGGCCAGGTGGTGGAGAGCTCTCTCGGTTACTTCATCAACCCCATCGTCACGGTGCTGCTCGGAGTGGTGGTGCTGCGCGAGCGACTGCGCCCGCTGCAGTGGGCGGCCGTATCGGTGAGCGTCGTCGCCATTCTCGTGCTGGCCGTCGCACACGGCTCGGTGCCGTGGATCGCGCTCGTGCTGGCGGGCTCGTTCGGGCTCTACGGGCTGGTGAAGAAGCACGTGGGCCCCCGCATCGACGCCGTGAGCGGGCTCACCCTCGAGACCGCGTGGCTCACTCCGGTGGCCGTGGTGGTGCTCGTCGTCGTGGGCCAGGTCGGTGGGCTCGCCTTCGGCGCCCATGGGTGGCTGCACATGGCCGTCCTGGTCTCCTCAGGCGTCGCCACGGCGGTTCCGCTGCTCCTGTTCGCCTCCGCCACCAGACGCCTTCCCCTCGTGGTCGTGGGCCTCACCCAGTTCATCGCCCCGGTGCTGCAGTTCGCGATCGGCGTCTTTCTGCTTCAGGAGCCGATGCCCGTCGCGCGCTGGGTCGGCTTCGGCGTCGTCTGGGTCGCGGTCGTCCTGCTCGTCATCGACATGGTGCGGGCCGCGCGCACCTCGCGCCCCGACGCCGTGGAGCAACCGATCTGA
- the groES gene encoding co-chaperone GroES: MSVSIKPLEDRIVIKQVEAEQTTASGLVIPDTAKEKPQEGEVVAVGPGRIDDNGNRVPLDVAVGDKVIYSKYGGTEVKYGGEDFLVLSARDVLAVVVR; encoded by the coding sequence GTGTCGGTCTCCATCAAGCCGCTCGAGGATCGCATCGTCATCAAGCAGGTCGAAGCTGAGCAGACCACTGCTTCCGGTCTCGTCATCCCTGACACCGCCAAGGAGAAGCCCCAGGAGGGCGAGGTCGTGGCCGTGGGCCCCGGCCGCATCGACGACAACGGCAACCGCGTGCCGCTCGACGTCGCCGTGGGCGACAAGGTCATCTACTCCAAGTACGGCGGAACCGAGGTCAAGTACGGCGGGGAAGACTTCCTCGTGCTCTCGGCCCGCGACGTGCTCGCGGTCGTCGTGCGCTGA
- a CDS encoding SAM-dependent methyltransferase → MDTAELARLLTPDGLRLLDSLPGYTVGGGSAQVSALRKAGHPPELVAAVLTQSRLREKAAAKFGPFAHRLLYTPAGLEQATRLRVAAVHAGRYRDAGLTRVADLGCGLGTDALALAALGISVTGVERDEVTAALASYNLAAFEGTEVVLGDAETTDLTGFDGVYLDPARRTSGTSNTSRITRPDDYSPSLEFAFSLAERLPTGVKLGPGLDRGLIPATAEAQWVSVDGQLVEMGLWFGALARDEVRRSALVLSADGAAELSAPADSPDAEVRELGSHLYEPDGALIRARLLGELAERLGAGMLSPGIAYLTGDELVPTPFATAFRVLEVLPASEAALKKELKKRDIGTLEIKKRGTDVDPAALRRRLALKGSMSATVVLTRLEGAHRALLVERIPTTP, encoded by the coding sequence ATGGACACGGCGGAGCTCGCACGGCTGCTCACCCCCGACGGGCTGAGGCTGCTCGACTCCCTTCCCGGCTACACCGTGGGAGGCGGCTCCGCGCAGGTCTCCGCCCTCCGGAAGGCGGGTCATCCGCCCGAGCTGGTGGCTGCGGTGCTCACCCAGTCGCGGTTGCGCGAGAAGGCTGCGGCGAAGTTCGGGCCGTTCGCCCACCGCCTGCTCTACACCCCGGCCGGGCTCGAGCAGGCGACTCGACTGCGGGTCGCCGCTGTGCACGCGGGCCGGTACCGGGATGCCGGGCTCACGAGGGTGGCCGACCTCGGCTGCGGCCTCGGAACCGATGCCCTGGCGCTCGCGGCCCTCGGCATCTCGGTGACGGGTGTCGAACGCGACGAGGTCACCGCAGCATTGGCGAGCTACAACCTCGCCGCCTTCGAGGGCACCGAGGTGGTGCTCGGAGACGCCGAGACCACCGACCTCACGGGCTTCGACGGCGTCTACCTCGACCCGGCCCGTCGCACCTCGGGCACCTCGAACACGAGCCGCATCACCCGGCCCGACGACTATTCCCCCTCGCTCGAGTTCGCTTTCTCCCTCGCCGAGCGCCTCCCCACCGGTGTGAAGCTCGGCCCCGGTCTCGATCGGGGGCTCATCCCCGCGACCGCGGAGGCGCAGTGGGTGTCGGTCGACGGCCAGCTCGTCGAGATGGGTCTGTGGTTCGGCGCTCTGGCCCGCGACGAGGTGCGGCGCTCCGCCCTCGTGCTCTCCGCCGACGGCGCCGCGGAGCTCTCCGCGCCGGCCGACAGCCCCGACGCCGAGGTTCGCGAACTCGGTTCCCACCTCTACGAGCCCGACGGTGCGCTCATCCGGGCGCGCCTGCTCGGCGAACTCGCCGAGCGTCTGGGCGCGGGAATGCTCTCACCGGGAATCGCCTACCTCACGGGCGACGAGCTCGTGCCGACCCCCTTCGCGACGGCGTTCCGAGTGCTCGAGGTGCTTCCCGCCTCCGAGGCGGCGCTCAAGAAGGAGCTGAAGAAGCGCGACATCGGCACCCTCGAGATCAAGAAGCGCGGAACCGACGTCGACCCCGCGGCGTTGCGCCGCCGTCTCGCCCTCAAGGGCTCGATGTCGGCCACAGTGGTGCTCACGCGTCTGGAGGGCGCCCACCGCGCCCTGTTGGTCGAACGGATACCGACCACCCCGTGA
- a CDS encoding DUF4190 domain-containing protein produces MSDSNNTTPTGGEPPVPPVPPPGGYQQPPAPSYTPPPAPAYQPQTAPPQSAPAQHPGYGQQPPQGGGYGQQPPAQQPYYGYQAPAAPPTNTLAIVTIILAFLFSVAGIVTGHIALKQIDRTGESGRGLAKAGLILSYVFTGLGLLAVIAYIVFFIFIFAVAGTGTYYSY; encoded by the coding sequence GTGAGCGACTCGAACAACACCACTCCGACCGGCGGAGAGCCGCCGGTCCCCCCGGTGCCGCCGCCTGGCGGTTACCAGCAGCCTCCGGCGCCGTCGTACACGCCGCCGCCGGCTCCGGCCTACCAGCCGCAGACCGCGCCGCCGCAGTCGGCCCCGGCGCAGCACCCCGGGTACGGGCAGCAGCCCCCTCAGGGAGGCGGTTACGGACAGCAGCCCCCCGCCCAGCAGCCGTACTACGGCTACCAGGCTCCCGCGGCCCCGCCCACCAACACCCTGGCGATCGTCACGATCATCCTGGCGTTCCTGTTCTCCGTCGCGGGAATCGTGACGGGGCACATCGCCCTCAAGCAGATCGACCGCACGGGCGAGTCGGGCCGTGGCCTCGCGAAGGCAGGCCTCATCCTGTCGTACGTGTTCACCGGCCTCGGTCTGCTGGCGGTCATCGCCTACATCGTGTTCTTCATCTTCATCTTCGCGGTAGCGGGAACGGGCACCTACTACAGCTACTGA
- a CDS encoding DUF4190 domain-containing protein, translating into MTQPNPGYTPAATGPKTNVLAIVSLVTAILGFNVIAIILGAIGLSQIKKTGESGRGLAIAGIIIGAAWIVIWIIIIIAIVVAGAASTTITTY; encoded by the coding sequence GTGACTCAACCGAACCCCGGCTACACCCCCGCGGCGACCGGCCCGAAGACCAACGTCCTCGCCATCGTCTCGCTCGTGACCGCGATCCTGGGCTTCAACGTGATCGCGATCATCCTCGGCGCGATCGGCCTGAGCCAGATCAAGAAGACGGGCGAGTCGGGTCGTGGCCTGGCGATCGCCGGCATCATCATCGGTGCCGCCTGGATCGTCATCTGGATCATCATCATCATCGCGATCGTCGTAGCAGGTGCGGCGAGCACGACGATCACCACGTACTGA